TTCACTCTTTTTTCGGAGTACTGGGTGATGTTCCTATGATTGAGGAATGCCCCGTTAATATCGAATGTGAGGTCGTACATGAATTGAAAATGGAAAGCAATGTAATATTCATAGGAAAGGTAATAGAATCTTATACACAAGAAAGATACTTGACAAATCATTTGCCAGATATGGCGAAAATTGATCCCATTCTTCTCTCAATGAATGATTTTTATTATTATAGTATCGGTTCCAAGATCAGTAAAGCTTGGGATGTTGGAAAAAAACAGCAATGATGATGAGAATAACGCTTATTTAAATCTCTGCTTTTTCCGTCACTTAATGCAGCAGAAGCAGCCCATGGAGCCGACGGTATCCACCGTTACCTGTGAATACCTTTGCCTCAGCCGGTTTTCGAGGCTGGCGGCAGTTTCAAACGGCGGCGTGAAGAAGCCCTTCGGTACATACAGCTTCTCAATAAACCAGTCGGTTCGGCTTTGCTCACCCTGAATATAAAAGCATCCGCAGAAGATTCCGCCGGGCTTTAACACCCGGAAGGTTTCGCGGTAGGCCGCTTCCTTTGAGGGGAATGCATGGAAGCCGTTCAGGGAAAGCACAAGATCAAAGGTGCTGTCACCGAATGGAAGGGTTCCGACATCTCCCTGCATAAAATGAACGTTTGAAAGTCCTGCCGCGGCGGCTCGGCGCTGTGCAGTTTCCATCATGGCGGTGGAATAATCCATGCAGGTAATATCCGCATGGGGTAGAGTGCGGTATACCGGCATGGTCAGAACGCCGGTTCCCACCGGAACCTCCAGCATTTTGCCGGAGAAATCCTCCGGTATGCCGGAAAGAGCCAAGTCCAGATAGTGTTCATTTTGCGCTTTGTTCATTTTCCATATCAGCCCGCAGATCAGCTTGCCGGGCAGGGTAGAGCAGGTAATCATTCCGTCATATAAGGTTGCCTCTTTACCTAAAGATTGATATGCGGTTTTTATTTCTTTATGTCTCATATTGCCTCTCCTTTCAAAACTCGAAAGCCGAATGAATCGGGTCATGTGGAGGATTCGATTGTTGATTTCCTATTCCAGGCAGATGAGCAAATCCAATTTTAATACGAGTTAGTAAAAACTAACTTCTTTGTGAAGAACACACTACTGATAAAATCTCTCTTCCAGCATCTGCTGCCCGGAAGATACTAATAATAACATTTGTACCTTACTGCGTTCCAAAGGTTTTGTCAATAATAAAATGGGATATTTTGCTAAAAAACCTTTCTCCGCCTTTCAAAGTGAAGAGGTGCTGAATCAGTTCACAAAGCTGTTTGGCAGAAGCGGGCGCTTTTTTTCGTAGTTTTCTTATGTTATAATACTCTCAACTAAAACGGATGCGGTTTTTGGCGGCATCCGTCATTTTAATCGGTGGAGTGTGTTTTGTGATGGGCTTGCACTTTACGGAATGAGGGGGATTGGATTGCTTCATATGTTGTTCGGGCGTTCGGGGAGCGGAAAAACACATTTTGTGCGGCAGGAGCTGCGCCGGCTTGCTGGGCAGGGAAAGCAGAAGCTGATGCTTCTGATACCGGAGCAGTTTTCTTTTGAAAGCGAGCGCGCTATGCTTCGCCTGTTGGGGCCGCGCGGTGCCGCGGAGGTAGAGGTAGTCAGCTTCACTCGTCTGGCGGACGCGGCGTTCCGGCGTTTTGGCGGATGCTGCGGCAAACGGCTTGATGATGGAGGCCGCAGTATTTTAATGAGTCTTGCACTCGAACAAACGGCGGATCACCTGCCGCTGTACCAGAAGCATACCCAAACCCCCGAGCTGGTCAGCATGATGCTGACCGCCTCAGCAGAGCTGAAAATGTGTGCCGTTGCTCCTCAGGAGCTGTCCCGCGCGGCGGAGAAGATGGAGGACGGCACCCTGCGGGAAAAAATGCAGGAGCTTTCGCTGATTCTGTCTGCGTATGAGGCGCTGGTGGCACAGAGCTATCTGGATCCGCAGGATGATCTGACCCGATTGAAAGAGGTACTGCTTGCCCACCGCTTTTTTGAGGGCTACACCGTATTCGTGGATTCCTTTAAGAGCTTTACTGCGCAGGAGCTGGGCATTTTGGAGCTTGCGCTCTGTCAGGCCACAGAGGTAACGGTGGCGCTGTGTGCCGACGGGCCCCGGCAGGCGGATGCGGAAATGAGCCTGTTTACCCCGGTATACCAAACGGCGCGCAGCCTGATGCGCCTAGCACGGCAGAATTCTGTCCCGGTGGCGGCTCCCGTAACATTGGAGCCGGGAGCCCGCTTTCGCGGCGCGGGGCTTCGCGCGGTGGAGGAAGGCGCGTACCGAGGCTCCCGTATCCCTCTGAGGGGAAATACGGGGGATGTCGTTCTGTATGCCGCCCGCAGTACCTATGATGAAGCGGCCTATGTCGCCATGACAATCCGCCGCATGGTGATGGAGGAGGGCTACCGTTACCGCGATTTCACCATTCTGGCTCGCTCGCCCGAAGCCTACCGCAGCAATTTGGATGCCGCGCTCGAGCGGTGGGGCATCCCTTATTTTATGGACGACCCCAGCGCAATTGATACCGAGCCGCTGATGCGCCTTGTGCTGTGCGCCTTCCAGGCGGTGCGTTCGGGGTACCGCTCCGACGATGTGTTTGCGTGCCTGAAGACGGGGCTTTGCGGGTATACGGCGGAAGAAATTTCACTAATCGAAAATTATACTTTCTTGTGGAAGCTTTCCGGCAGAGAGTGGCTCGAGCCATGGTCTCGGCACCCCCGCGGCTTTGCCGGTGCGCTGACAGAGCAGGACGCACAGCAGCTTTTGCAGATCAATGAGCTGCGGGAGCGCGTGATTGTCCCGCTGCGTGAGTTTGCCGATTCCGTGCGTATGGCGGACGGAGAAACGTCAGCCCGCGCGGTGTACCGCTTTCTGCTGGCGCTCGATGTGCCGGAGTATGTCAAACAGATGTGCCGCAGAATGAAAGCGATGGGGGAGGCGGAGCTTGCCGACCGGCAGTTCCGGCTGTGGGAGCTTTTGATGCAGATTCTCGACCAGATGGCGCTGGTGCTGCGTGAAAAGGTTTTGACCGCGCAGCGCTTCAGTGAGCTTCTTCGTCTGGTGATCGCCTCGGGCACGATCGGGAGCATTCCGCAGGGGCTTGACGAGGTCACGGTGGGAGCGGCAGACCGTTCCCGCCCGGCTGACCCCAAGGTGGTGTTTTTGTTGGGCGCGGTGCAGGGAGAATTTCCGCGCAACCCGTCGCCGGACGGTGTGTTTAGCGACGAAGAGCGCCGCGCTCTGATTCAGATGGGTCTGCCGTTGAACGGCACAATGGAGGATTCCTCCATGGAGGAGCGCCTGATGGCTTATACCGTTATGGCCGCTCCCTCCGAGCGGCTGCTCGTTACCTATCCGGCGGCGGATATGGACGGCGCGGCGAAGGCTCCGTCGTCCATCGTTGGTGAAATCCGCTCCATATTGCCGGATGTACCGGTGCAAAGCCGCTATCTGCTGCCGGAGGAGGCGTTCGCCAACAGCGAGCAACCCGCCTTTGAAATGACGGCGCGACTCTGGGGGCAGTCGTCTGTGCTGTCCTCTACATTAAAGGAGCTGTTCTCCCGCCGGGAGGGTTATCCGGAGAAAATGGCCGCTTTGCGCCGGGTACACGAGCGCGCTCCGACTTCCTTTGAGAACCCCATGCGGGCGCGGATGCTGTTTGAGCAGATGCGCCACATTTCCGCTACCCAGATTGAATCGTACCATCTGTGCCGGTTCCAGTATTTCTGCCGCTACGGCCTCGGCGCGAAGGAGCGCCGCCCGGCGGAATTAAACGCGCTGGAATACGGCAGTTTGATCCATTATCTGCTCGAGCATCTGCTTAAAGAGCAGGGAGCCCAAGCCCTTTCGGTGCTTGGCGCGGAAGAGCTGAAACAGCTCATCCTGTCCTGTATTGAGCGCTATGTGGAAGAACAGCTCGGCGGCGCAGAGGACAAAAGTCCGCGCTTCCGTTTCCTTGTCGCCCGCATTGTGGATTCTGCGCAGGTGGTAGTGTCGCACATCGCGAAGGAGCTGGCGCAGAGCAAATTCCAGCCCGCGGCGTTTGAGCTGGAGCTGAAGGAGGGCGGGGAGTTCCCGCCGCTCAAAATTACTCTGCCGAATGGTGAAACCGCAACCGTCGAGGGGAAAATCGACCGCGTAGATGTCATGGAGCTGGACGGTGTCAAATACGTGCGCATCATCGATTATAAAACCGGGAAAAAGGAGTTCCGCTTGTCGGACGTACTGTACGGGGTGAATTTGCAAATGCTGATTTATCTGGCGGCGCTGATTCAGAACGGGCGCTTCTGCCCTGCGGGGATTCTGTACATGCCCGCCGTGCGCCCGGTGATTTCCGCGGCTAAGGGGCAGTCGATCGAAGCGCTTGAAGTGGCAGCCGAGAAGAAGCTGCGCATGAACGGTCTTCTGCTCGATGATTCCCGCGTGATTCAGGGGATGGAGGAGCAGGCCGAGGGAAAATACATTCCTGTTGCGCTGAAAGACGGCAAGCCCGCGAAGACCGAATCGGTCGTAAGCGCCCCTCAGCTCGACGGGGTGATGGAATATATCAAAGATTTAACAGGGCAAATGGTGCAGTCTCTGCACGGGGGCGACGTTGCCGCTCTTCCATTGACGGGGGAACACAATGCCTGTCAGTACTGCCCGTATTTTGCTGTGTGTGGTCACGAGGATGCCGACGGCGGGCGGGACTGCCTGCGGCTGGATAAGACGGAAACACTTCGGCAGATTCTGCGGGAAGAAACAGAAAGGGAGGGGAAAAACGATGGCTGAAAGAAGCTGGACGCCTGCGCAGGCAGACGCGATTCACGCCAGGGGCGGCACGCTTTTGGTGTCAGCTGCGGCCGGTTCGGGGAAAACAGCCGTGCTGGTGCAGCGGGTGATTGAACGCATGACTGATGAGCAGCACCCCAGCGACGCGAACCGCCTTTTGGTCGTCACCTTTACCAAGGCGGCTGCCGCGGAAATGCGCGAGCGGATTGCCCAGCAGCTTTCCCGCATGCTCGCGGAGGACCCCTCCAACACGGCGCTGCAGCGGCAGCAGATTTTGCTCCCCGGCGCGCATATCAGTACGGTACACAGCTTTTGCAGTGAGCTGGTGCGTGAGAATTTTTATAAGCTGAATATCTCGCACGATTTTCGCATTGCCGACGAAGGAGAAATGTCCATCCTGCGGGGTGAGGCGATCACACAGGTGTTGGAGGACTGCTACGCTGCCGCGAATCCCGATTTTTATGAGCTGGTTGAGGCCTTCAGCTCTGACCGGGACGACAGCCGACTGATCGGCGCGGTGAATCAGCTGTTTGATTTCATTCGGTCACATCCGTTCCCGGAGCGCTGGCTGCGGGAGCGTGCGGCGATGTACTCGGGCGATGTTCCCGTGCAGGATTCTCCCTGGGGGCTTTGCTTGCTCTCTTTTGCGGAGGAAGCTTGCGACTATTGTCTGTCACTTGTGCGGGATTCCCTGGAATCGATGCAGGCTGACGAAAAGCTCTGCGCGGCGTATACCGAAGCGTATCAGTCCGATCTTTCCGGCCTTTCCGCCCTGTACCGCGTGGCACAGCAGCGGGAATGGGACAGTGTGGGCGAGCTTGCCGCGAATTTTGTGTTTGCCCGA
Above is a window of Faecalispora anaeroviscerum DNA encoding:
- a CDS encoding class I SAM-dependent methyltransferase, whose protein sequence is MRHKEIKTAYQSLGKEATLYDGMITCSTLPGKLICGLIWKMNKAQNEHYLDLALSGIPEDFSGKMLEVPVGTGVLTMPVYRTLPHADITCMDYSTAMMETAQRRAAAAGLSNVHFMQGDVGTLPFGDSTFDLVLSLNGFHAFPSKEAAYRETFRVLKPGGIFCGCFYIQGEQSRTDWFIEKLYVPKGFFTPPFETAASLENRLRQRYSQVTVDTVGSMGCFCCIK
- a CDS encoding PD-(D/E)XK nuclease family protein, yielding MLFGRSGSGKTHFVRQELRRLAGQGKQKLMLLIPEQFSFESERAMLRLLGPRGAAEVEVVSFTRLADAAFRRFGGCCGKRLDDGGRSILMSLALEQTADHLPLYQKHTQTPELVSMMLTASAELKMCAVAPQELSRAAEKMEDGTLREKMQELSLILSAYEALVAQSYLDPQDDLTRLKEVLLAHRFFEGYTVFVDSFKSFTAQELGILELALCQATEVTVALCADGPRQADAEMSLFTPVYQTARSLMRLARQNSVPVAAPVTLEPGARFRGAGLRAVEEGAYRGSRIPLRGNTGDVVLYAARSTYDEAAYVAMTIRRMVMEEGYRYRDFTILARSPEAYRSNLDAALERWGIPYFMDDPSAIDTEPLMRLVLCAFQAVRSGYRSDDVFACLKTGLCGYTAEEISLIENYTFLWKLSGREWLEPWSRHPRGFAGALTEQDAQQLLQINELRERVIVPLREFADSVRMADGETSARAVYRFLLALDVPEYVKQMCRRMKAMGEAELADRQFRLWELLMQILDQMALVLREKVLTAQRFSELLRLVIASGTIGSIPQGLDEVTVGAADRSRPADPKVVFLLGAVQGEFPRNPSPDGVFSDEERRALIQMGLPLNGTMEDSSMEERLMAYTVMAAPSERLLVTYPAADMDGAAKAPSSIVGEIRSILPDVPVQSRYLLPEEAFANSEQPAFEMTARLWGQSSVLSSTLKELFSRREGYPEKMAALRRVHERAPTSFENPMRARMLFEQMRHISATQIESYHLCRFQYFCRYGLGAKERRPAELNALEYGSLIHYLLEHLLKEQGAQALSVLGAEELKQLILSCIERYVEEQLGGAEDKSPRFRFLVARIVDSAQVVVSHIAKELAQSKFQPAAFELELKEGGEFPPLKITLPNGETATVEGKIDRVDVMELDGVKYVRIIDYKTGKKEFRLSDVLYGVNLQMLIYLAALIQNGRFCPAGILYMPAVRPVISAAKGQSIEALEVAAEKKLRMNGLLLDDSRVIQGMEEQAEGKYIPVALKDGKPAKTESVVSAPQLDGVMEYIKDLTGQMVQSLHGGDVAALPLTGEHNACQYCPYFAVCGHEDADGGRDCLRLDKTETLRQILREETEREGKNDG